One part of the Arthrobacter sp. EM1 genome encodes these proteins:
- a CDS encoding ROK family transcriptional regulator, whose amino-acid sequence MGDFNLTVILDAIRRSPAGLSRVELAQIVGLSPQTISNISRRLLDQDLIYEAGKEGTGPGKPRTMLRLKSSGMYAVGVHLDPALTTFVVLDLVGAVVKHSRIKTPMGSDPGAVINTIAAEIKQLVVDSGVDPARIAGLGVASPGPIDLEEGTVVDPPLLLGWDRVPLRDALAAATGLSTIVDKDVTSAAVAETWAGGPSGSGSFVFMYMGTGIGCGIVLNDEVVRGTSGNAGEIGHIIVDPDGPPCVCGARGCVLSSCIPQVLVARAVETGVLAGPLAVQTGPALQESFAALCAAAVAGEPRAEAIIDHSAVLVARAVSIVTNALDVDRVVFGGPFWTCLSQRYLERVPELVRDGSATRKIHEIEVVGTGVGEDVGAVGAACLVLEHTLAPRSQRLLLDG is encoded by the coding sequence ATGGGGGATTTCAACCTCACGGTGATCCTCGACGCCATCCGTCGGTCCCCGGCGGGCCTTAGCCGGGTGGAACTGGCGCAGATTGTCGGGCTGTCCCCGCAGACGATCTCCAACATCTCCCGGCGGCTGCTGGACCAGGACCTGATCTACGAGGCGGGCAAGGAAGGCACCGGCCCGGGCAAGCCGCGGACCATGCTCAGGCTCAAGTCCTCCGGGATGTACGCCGTGGGTGTCCATCTGGATCCCGCCCTCACAACGTTCGTTGTGCTGGACCTGGTCGGAGCAGTGGTCAAGCATTCCCGGATCAAGACCCCGATGGGCTCGGATCCCGGCGCCGTTATCAACACCATCGCCGCCGAAATCAAGCAGCTGGTCGTGGATTCCGGCGTCGACCCCGCCCGGATCGCCGGCCTCGGCGTCGCTTCTCCCGGACCGATCGACCTGGAGGAGGGCACTGTGGTTGACCCTCCGCTCCTGCTCGGTTGGGACCGCGTGCCGCTCCGGGATGCGCTCGCAGCGGCGACGGGGCTGTCCACCATCGTGGATAAGGATGTAACGAGCGCCGCCGTGGCGGAGACCTGGGCGGGCGGTCCGAGCGGCTCCGGCAGCTTCGTGTTTATGTACATGGGCACCGGCATCGGCTGCGGGATCGTGCTCAATGACGAGGTGGTCCGCGGCACCTCCGGCAACGCCGGCGAGATCGGGCATATCATCGTGGATCCTGACGGCCCGCCGTGCGTGTGCGGGGCGCGCGGCTGCGTCCTGTCCTCCTGCATCCCTCAGGTCCTGGTGGCCCGCGCCGTCGAAACGGGGGTCCTGGCGGGACCCCTTGCGGTCCAGACAGGTCCTGCCCTCCAGGAGAGCTTCGCCGCGCTGTGCGCGGCGGCGGTCGCAGGCGAGCCCCGGGCCGAGGCGATCATTGACCATTCCGCCGTGCTGGTGGCCCGCGCCGTCTCCATCGTTACCAACGCCTTGGACGTGGACCGTGTGGTTTTCGGCGGCCCGTTCTGGACCTGCCTCTCACAGCGCTACCTTGAACGGGTCCCGGAGCTCGTCCGGGACGGCAGCGCCACCCGGAAGATCCACGAGATCGAAGTGGTCGGCACCGGCGTCGGCGAGGACGTCGGCGCTGTCGGCGCCGCCTGCCTCGTGCTTGAACACACGCTGGCACCGCGCTCGCAGCGCCTCCTGCTGGACGGCTAA
- the nadD gene encoding nicotinate-nucleotide adenylyltransferase, with the protein MTQRGARRRLRLGVMGGTFDPIHHGHLVAASEVAAKFDLDEVVFVPTGQPWQKMSKKVSEAEHRYLMTVIATASNPRFTVSRVDVDRPGPTYTIDTLRDLRTLRPDADLFFITGADALAQILSWKDIDELWSLAHFVGVTRPGHVLDGMGRKDVSLLEVPAMAISSTDCRARVAAGNPVWYLVPDGVVQYIAKYGLYGGHPDVGDTSAGNGAARYDRSTELAHPASIE; encoded by the coding sequence GTGACGCAGCGCGGTGCCCGGCGCCGTCTGCGTCTGGGCGTGATGGGCGGTACCTTCGATCCCATCCATCACGGCCACCTTGTTGCCGCCAGCGAGGTGGCAGCCAAGTTCGACTTGGACGAAGTGGTTTTTGTGCCGACCGGCCAGCCGTGGCAGAAGATGAGCAAAAAGGTCAGCGAGGCCGAGCACCGCTACCTCATGACAGTCATCGCCACGGCGTCAAACCCGCGCTTTACCGTCAGCCGGGTGGACGTGGACCGGCCCGGTCCCACGTACACTATCGACACCCTTCGTGACCTCCGAACCCTGCGCCCGGATGCGGACCTGTTTTTTATTACCGGCGCCGACGCCCTGGCGCAGATCTTGTCCTGGAAGGACATTGACGAGCTGTGGTCCCTTGCGCACTTCGTCGGCGTCACCAGGCCCGGACACGTCCTGGACGGAATGGGCCGCAAGGACGTCAGCCTGCTCGAGGTGCCAGCGATGGCAATCTCCTCGACCGATTGCCGCGCCCGGGTAGCTGCAGGAAACCCTGTCTGGTACTTAGTGCCGGACGGTGTAGTGCAGTACATCGCCAAATACGGACTGTACGGCGGCCACCCGGACGTCGGGGACACCTCCGCCGGAAATGGCGCCGCACGCTACGACCGCAGTACCGAGTTAGCCCACCCCGCCAGCATCGAATGA
- the metE gene encoding 5-methyltetrahydropteroyltriglutamate--homocysteine S-methyltransferase has translation MTDTLTPFPSASILGYPRIGRRRELKKAVEAYWAGSIDAAALDAAAKEIQLGTAKRLQGLGLTEAAAVPGTFSYYDQVLDAAAHLGAVPARFGNLLDAGGQLGIDGYFTLARGTKDQQPLEMTKWFDTNYHYLVPEIGPETDFSLTSSRIVEEFAYALANGVETRPYLVGPVTFLLLSKASGDAPAGFSPLSRLADVLPVYTVLLEKLAAAGASWVQLDEPALVVDQDTPAEEIQAAVARSYEVLAAAANRPRLFVSTPYGALDGQLGTLAATGIDALHLDVYKGGVPAAAALAALGNTTLVAGVVDGHNIWRNDLAASAGKLTELRKSVARLAVSTSTTTAHVPHDVEEEVQLPAQLRSWLAFADQKATEVVTLAGWLTGPEAARPAIEAATRIIADRAAAKGVRRDEVRNRTAALTGADFSRSAYAVREAAQSAALHLPPLPTTTIGSFPQTGEIRTARARANKGLISAEQYGLLMKDEIKRVVELQEELGFDVLVHGEPERNDMVQYFAENLEGFDVTVHGWVQSYGSRCTRPSILWGDVTRGAPITVDWASYAQSLTGKPMKGMLTGPVTILAWSFVRDDQPLGETADQVALALRDEITDLEAAGIKIIQVDEPALRELLPLRTADQAAYLDWSVNSFRLATAGAADATQIHTHLCYSEFGAIIDAIDGLDADVTSIEAARSRMEVVHDLQSHGFSRGVGPGVYDIHSPRVPGEQEVTELLSTAVRHVPSRQLWVNPDCGLKTRGYAETEESLRNLVAATRTVRTGLLAAAN, from the coding sequence ATGACTGACACGCTCACCCCCTTCCCGTCCGCTTCGATCCTGGGCTACCCGCGCATCGGCCGGCGCCGCGAACTCAAGAAGGCCGTCGAGGCTTACTGGGCCGGCAGCATCGATGCCGCGGCCCTCGATGCCGCAGCCAAGGAGATCCAGCTCGGCACCGCCAAGCGCCTGCAGGGCCTGGGCCTGACCGAGGCGGCAGCAGTGCCCGGCACCTTCTCCTACTACGACCAGGTGCTCGACGCCGCCGCCCACCTCGGCGCGGTGCCCGCCCGCTTCGGTAACCTCCTGGATGCCGGGGGCCAGCTCGGCATCGACGGCTACTTCACCCTGGCCCGCGGCACCAAAGACCAGCAGCCACTGGAAATGACCAAGTGGTTCGACACCAACTACCACTACCTCGTCCCGGAAATCGGCCCGGAAACCGATTTCTCGCTGACTTCCAGCCGCATCGTTGAGGAATTCGCCTACGCTTTGGCCAACGGCGTCGAGACCCGGCCGTACCTCGTCGGCCCGGTCACCTTCCTGTTGCTGAGCAAGGCCTCCGGGGACGCCCCCGCCGGCTTCAGCCCGCTCTCGCGCCTGGCGGACGTCCTGCCGGTGTACACAGTCCTGCTGGAGAAGCTCGCCGCCGCCGGGGCCAGCTGGGTCCAGCTCGACGAGCCCGCCCTGGTGGTGGACCAGGACACCCCCGCCGAAGAGATCCAGGCCGCAGTCGCCCGTTCCTACGAGGTGCTCGCCGCCGCCGCCAACCGCCCCCGGCTGTTCGTCTCCACCCCCTACGGCGCGCTTGACGGCCAGCTCGGCACGCTCGCCGCCACCGGCATCGACGCCCTGCACCTGGACGTCTACAAGGGCGGTGTGCCCGCCGCGGCGGCCCTGGCCGCGCTGGGCAATACAACCCTCGTCGCAGGCGTTGTGGACGGCCACAACATTTGGCGCAACGATCTTGCCGCCTCGGCCGGGAAGCTCACCGAGCTCCGGAAGTCCGTCGCCCGGCTGGCCGTCAGCACCTCCACCACCACCGCGCACGTTCCGCACGACGTCGAGGAGGAAGTCCAGCTCCCCGCGCAGCTGCGCAGCTGGCTCGCCTTCGCCGACCAGAAGGCTACCGAAGTTGTTACCCTGGCCGGTTGGCTGACCGGGCCGGAAGCAGCCCGGCCCGCCATCGAGGCGGCCACCCGCATCATCGCCGACCGTGCCGCAGCCAAGGGCGTCCGCCGCGACGAGGTCCGGAACCGCACCGCCGCGCTGACCGGGGCCGACTTCAGCCGCTCCGCCTACGCCGTCCGCGAAGCCGCGCAGTCTGCGGCGCTGCACCTGCCCCCACTGCCGACCACCACCATCGGCTCCTTCCCGCAGACCGGTGAGATCCGCACCGCCCGGGCCCGCGCCAACAAGGGCTTGATCAGCGCCGAACAGTACGGGCTGCTGATGAAGGATGAGATCAAGCGTGTTGTGGAGCTGCAGGAAGAGCTCGGTTTCGACGTCCTGGTTCACGGTGAGCCGGAGCGCAACGACATGGTCCAGTACTTCGCCGAAAACCTCGAGGGCTTCGACGTCACGGTGCACGGCTGGGTCCAGTCCTACGGCTCCCGCTGCACGCGCCCGTCCATCCTGTGGGGCGATGTCACCCGCGGTGCACCGATCACAGTGGACTGGGCCAGCTATGCGCAGTCCCTCACCGGCAAGCCGATGAAGGGCATGCTCACCGGACCGGTCACCATCCTCGCCTGGTCCTTCGTCCGCGACGACCAGCCGCTCGGCGAGACCGCCGACCAGGTGGCGCTGGCCCTGCGCGATGAGATCACGGACCTCGAAGCTGCCGGCATCAAGATCATCCAGGTGGACGAGCCAGCCCTGCGCGAACTCCTGCCGCTGCGCACGGCGGACCAGGCCGCGTACCTGGACTGGTCGGTGAACTCCTTCCGCCTCGCCACCGCGGGCGCCGCGGATGCGACCCAGATCCACACGCACCTGTGCTACTCCGAGTTTGGCGCCATCATCGACGCGATCGACGGCCTCGACGCCGACGTCACCTCGATCGAGGCCGCCCGGTCCCGGATGGAGGTTGTGCATGATCTTCAGTCCCATGGCTTCAGCCGCGGCGTCGGCCCGGGGGTGTATGACATCCACTCGCCGCGCGTCCCGGGCGAGCAGGAAGTCACCGAGCTGCTCAGCACCGCCGTCAGGCACGTCCCGTCCCGCCAGCTCTGGGTCAATCCGGACTGCGGCCTGAAAACCCGCGGCTACGCCGAAACCGAAGAATCCCTGCGCAACCTCGTCGCCGCCACCCGCACGGTGCGCACCGGGCTGCTTGCGGCGGCCAACTAG
- a CDS encoding BCCT family transporter: protein MAENTRPRIVERWVFWPAAVLVTVFAAFALLAPKTAEAMFSTIQSNIVNSFNWYYVLITSFFVAFSLFLGFSRFGDIKLGHDDDEPEFSLLAWFALLFAAGMGIGLVFYGVSEPLSHFANPRPGVSGTPSELAQQALSQTYLHWGVHAWSIYVVIGLALAYAIHRRKRPVSIRWALEPLLGKRVQGSWGNAIDVVALVGTLFGVATSLGLGVLQISAGLESINLVEASRGSEIVIIIIISFFVLLSVLSGLTKGMKWLSSINLVLAGLLVVYLLVFGPSTFLLREFVQSMGAYVQNFVSLSFNVNAFTGAAGEAWQASWTSFYWGWWISWAPFVGIFIARISKGRTVRQFVAGVILVPTLIGILWFSVLGGTALAVELGGNGTLLESDGSVNVSSALFSMLDFIPGTPVLTVGVILLIAIFFITSSDSGALVMGMIATGGQVNPKKRIRTFFVLITAVLAISLLISGGLVALQTAAIIIALPFSVVMLLICWSTFIAFSRERRAYDRARRAQLVDHIGDFYGLEVEELAENGILGNTPRWMQLLRRRGAPAGTAVPAEILPSPEPSTAAVDTLMAEAPQPRHASERALAIENAESHDVLISDVDNVVEHDPFVSRDAKDIPDRGDQEPSRW from the coding sequence ATGGCCGAAAATACTAGACCCCGAATCGTAGAACGGTGGGTCTTCTGGCCCGCTGCAGTGCTGGTGACCGTTTTCGCGGCATTTGCACTGCTGGCTCCCAAGACCGCCGAAGCAATGTTCAGCACCATCCAGTCAAACATCGTGAACTCCTTCAACTGGTACTACGTCCTGATTACCAGCTTCTTTGTTGCCTTTAGCCTCTTCCTTGGCTTCAGCCGTTTTGGCGACATCAAGCTCGGCCACGACGACGACGAACCCGAGTTTTCCCTGCTGGCCTGGTTTGCGCTTCTGTTCGCAGCCGGCATGGGCATCGGCCTGGTTTTTTATGGTGTCAGCGAACCGCTGAGCCACTTCGCCAATCCCCGGCCCGGGGTGAGCGGTACCCCCTCGGAACTGGCCCAGCAAGCGCTCAGCCAGACGTACCTGCATTGGGGGGTCCACGCCTGGTCCATCTACGTGGTGATCGGACTTGCCCTCGCCTACGCGATCCACCGCCGCAAACGGCCCGTGTCCATCCGCTGGGCCCTTGAACCGCTGCTGGGCAAGCGGGTGCAGGGTTCGTGGGGAAACGCCATCGACGTTGTCGCCTTGGTGGGCACCCTGTTCGGCGTGGCGACCTCCTTGGGCCTGGGTGTGCTGCAGATCAGCGCCGGGCTGGAAAGCATCAACCTGGTGGAAGCCAGCCGTGGCTCCGAAATCGTTATTATCATCATCATTTCCTTCTTCGTCCTGCTCTCCGTCCTCTCCGGACTGACCAAGGGCATGAAATGGCTCTCCAGCATCAACCTCGTGCTCGCCGGCCTGCTGGTGGTCTACCTGCTGGTCTTTGGCCCGTCGACCTTCCTGCTGCGCGAATTTGTCCAGTCCATGGGCGCCTACGTCCAGAACTTCGTTTCGCTCTCCTTTAACGTCAATGCCTTCACCGGTGCTGCCGGCGAAGCATGGCAAGCCTCCTGGACCTCGTTCTACTGGGGCTGGTGGATTTCCTGGGCCCCCTTTGTTGGTATTTTCATTGCCCGGATTTCCAAGGGCCGCACGGTCCGCCAGTTTGTTGCCGGCGTCATCCTGGTCCCGACCCTGATCGGCATCCTCTGGTTCAGCGTCCTTGGCGGCACAGCCCTCGCTGTCGAACTCGGCGGCAACGGCACACTCCTGGAGTCCGACGGCAGTGTCAATGTCTCCAGCGCCCTGTTCAGCATGCTCGACTTCATCCCCGGCACTCCGGTCCTGACTGTGGGCGTCATCCTGCTGATCGCCATTTTCTTTATCACCTCCTCGGACTCCGGGGCCCTGGTGATGGGCATGATCGCCACCGGCGGCCAGGTCAACCCGAAGAAACGCATCAGGACCTTCTTTGTCCTGATCACCGCAGTCCTGGCCATCTCCCTGCTGATCTCCGGCGGGCTGGTGGCCCTGCAGACCGCGGCGATTATCATCGCGCTGCCTTTCAGCGTGGTGATGCTGCTGATTTGCTGGTCCACGTTCATCGCCTTCAGCCGTGAGCGCCGGGCCTACGACAGGGCCCGCCGCGCCCAACTGGTAGACCACATCGGTGACTTCTACGGCTTGGAAGTGGAAGAACTCGCCGAGAACGGGATCCTCGGCAATACACCGCGCTGGATGCAGCTGCTGCGCCGCCGCGGCGCCCCGGCCGGGACGGCAGTCCCGGCGGAAATCCTGCCAAGCCCCGAGCCATCCACCGCGGCCGTCGACACCCTGATGGCCGAGGCGCCGCAGCCACGGCACGCCTCGGAACGGGCCCTGGCGATCGAAAACGCCGAGTCCCATGACGTCCTGATCTCCGACGTTGACAACGTTGTGGAACACGATCCGTTTGTTTCCCGGGATGCCAAGGACATCCCGGACCGGGGCGATCAGGAACCCTCGCGCTGGTGA
- a CDS encoding class I SAM-dependent methyltransferase, with translation MADNTLESLFSRLGRSPDVEAPNLQAWDATDPLLLEAAGGLLADGLLPPGGRLAIVGDRYGALTLGALALNRWNTGEPGALNGPVRVHQDLITGERALRNNAEKLGVDGGFEQFPLGAGLLSGATLVLLQLPKSLAELEEIADAVARYAAPDVVLLAGGRVKHMSLGMNAVLERHFGEVQPQRARQKSRILLARRPRPATGAPPFPSTEVNTDLGLAVCARGAVFAGTGLDIGTRFLLEFLPRMPAARHAVDLGCGTGILAAMYARSHPGSRVTATDQSAAAVESARATAQANGLGDRITALQDDAMGSLPEASAELILLNPPFHVGAAVHPGAGIKLIEAAGRVLAPGGELWTVFNSHLHYRPTLQRLIGPTREVGRNPKFTVTASIRKSAAV, from the coding sequence GTGGCGGACAACACTCTTGAATCCCTCTTCTCCCGGCTGGGCAGGTCTCCGGATGTGGAGGCGCCCAACCTGCAGGCCTGGGACGCAACGGACCCGCTCCTGCTCGAGGCCGCCGGCGGACTGCTCGCGGACGGGCTGCTGCCTCCGGGCGGACGGCTGGCCATCGTGGGGGACCGGTACGGAGCGTTGACCCTCGGCGCGCTGGCGCTGAACAGGTGGAACACCGGGGAGCCGGGCGCGCTGAATGGCCCGGTCCGTGTGCACCAGGACCTCATCACCGGGGAACGTGCCCTCCGCAACAACGCGGAGAAGCTAGGCGTCGACGGCGGTTTTGAGCAGTTTCCGCTCGGCGCCGGGCTGCTGTCCGGTGCCACCCTGGTGTTGCTCCAGCTGCCCAAGTCGCTGGCTGAGCTCGAGGAGATTGCCGACGCCGTCGCCCGCTACGCCGCGCCCGACGTTGTGCTGCTGGCCGGCGGCCGGGTCAAACACATGAGCCTGGGCATGAACGCCGTGCTGGAGCGTCACTTCGGTGAAGTCCAGCCGCAGCGTGCCCGGCAAAAGTCCCGGATCCTGCTGGCCCGGCGTCCCCGCCCCGCCACCGGGGCCCCGCCGTTCCCCAGCACGGAGGTCAATACCGACCTGGGACTGGCTGTCTGTGCCCGGGGCGCAGTCTTTGCCGGCACCGGGCTGGACATCGGCACCCGGTTCCTGCTGGAGTTCCTGCCCCGGATGCCGGCCGCACGGCACGCCGTCGACCTGGGCTGCGGGACCGGCATCCTCGCCGCCATGTATGCCCGCAGCCACCCCGGTTCCCGGGTCACGGCCACGGACCAGTCCGCCGCCGCCGTCGAGTCCGCCCGAGCCACGGCGCAGGCCAATGGCCTCGGTGACCGGATCACGGCCCTGCAGGACGATGCGATGGGCTCACTCCCGGAGGCCAGCGCGGAGCTAATCCTGCTCAACCCGCCCTTCCACGTCGGTGCGGCGGTGCATCCCGGGGCTGGCATCAAACTGATCGAGGCGGCGGGCCGGGTGCTGGCTCCGGGCGGGGAGCTCTGGACGGTGTTCAACAGCCACCTGCACTACCGGCCCACGCTGCAGCGGCTTATTGGCCCCACCCGCGAGGTCGGAAGAAACCCTAAATTCACCGTGACAGCGAGCATCCGGAAATCCGCTGCAGTGTGA
- a CDS encoding zinc ribbon domain-containing protein YjdM, protein MNETLPPCPECSSEYSYEMGALLVCPECAHEWSPAAEAETGGQEPAPVKDAVGNVLSDGDTVTVIKDLKIKGSSTVIKVGTKVRGIRLVNGVEGHNIDCKVDGVGPMQLKSSVVKKM, encoded by the coding sequence GTGAATGAGACCCTGCCGCCGTGCCCGGAATGCTCCAGTGAATACAGCTATGAGATGGGTGCGCTCCTGGTCTGCCCCGAGTGTGCCCACGAATGGTCGCCCGCAGCGGAAGCAGAGACCGGCGGACAGGAACCAGCACCGGTCAAGGATGCCGTTGGCAACGTCCTCTCCGACGGGGACACAGTGACGGTCATTAAGGACCTGAAGATCAAGGGCAGTTCCACCGTCATCAAAGTCGGGACCAAAGTCCGCGGAATCCGGCTGGTCAACGGGGTTGAGGGCCACAACATCGACTGCAAGGTCGACGGCGTCGGACCCATGCAGCTGAAATCCAGTGTCGTCAAGAAAATGTGA
- a CDS encoding FAD-dependent oxidoreductase: MSTAGDGTLRSADVVVIGGGQAGLSAAYHLRRRGLVPATARPDNGGTAEGGGTGGPAGSYLVLDGEDGPGGAWRHRWKSLRMSTVNGISDLPGRPQPAVDPDEASSSFLPRYFGGYEHELSLAVERPVKVRSVTREDAEPNGRLRIASTGGDWSARAIINATGSWTRPFWPIYPGRATFQGRQLHVADYVSAEEFRGRHVIVVGGGISAVGLLDEISHVTGTSWFTRREPVWRDTDFDRRAGHNAVALVEERVRQGLPPQSIVAVTGLLWTPALRAAADRGVLERQPMFTGIEPGGVRRADGSFLAADVILWATGFRAELEHLAPLHLRGPGGGIAMDGTQVAAEPRVHLVGYGPSSSTIGANRAGRSAVAGILRLLGGQDKLAGDFVYPS; the protein is encoded by the coding sequence ATGTCCACAGCGGGTGACGGGACGCTCAGGTCCGCCGACGTGGTTGTTATCGGCGGTGGCCAAGCCGGGCTCTCCGCCGCCTACCACCTGCGCCGCCGCGGCCTGGTCCCGGCCACGGCCCGCCCCGACAACGGAGGAACGGCCGAGGGCGGAGGAACCGGCGGGCCGGCCGGCAGCTACCTTGTCCTCGACGGCGAGGACGGTCCAGGCGGGGCCTGGCGGCACCGCTGGAAGAGCCTGCGGATGTCCACCGTCAACGGCATCAGCGACCTGCCCGGCCGGCCGCAGCCCGCCGTCGACCCGGACGAAGCGAGCTCCAGCTTCCTGCCGAGGTACTTTGGCGGCTACGAACACGAGCTCTCGCTCGCCGTCGAGCGCCCCGTCAAAGTCCGGTCGGTCACCCGGGAGGACGCGGAGCCGAACGGGCGGCTGCGGATCGCCAGCACGGGCGGCGACTGGTCCGCCCGGGCCATCATTAACGCCACCGGTTCCTGGACCCGGCCGTTTTGGCCGATCTACCCTGGACGGGCCACCTTCCAGGGGCGGCAGCTGCACGTTGCGGACTACGTTTCCGCCGAAGAGTTCCGCGGCCGGCATGTGATCGTGGTGGGCGGGGGAATCTCCGCCGTCGGTTTGCTCGACGAGATCTCCCACGTCACCGGGACCAGCTGGTTCACCCGCCGGGAACCGGTCTGGCGGGACACGGACTTTGACCGCCGGGCCGGGCACAACGCCGTCGCGCTGGTGGAAGAACGCGTCCGGCAGGGACTGCCGCCGCAAAGCATCGTCGCGGTGACCGGGTTGCTCTGGACCCCGGCCCTGCGCGCGGCCGCGGACCGCGGTGTCCTGGAGCGCCAGCCCATGTTCACCGGCATCGAGCCCGGGGGAGTGCGGCGGGCAGATGGCAGCTTCCTGGCCGCCGACGTGATTCTCTGGGCCACCGGCTTCCGGGCGGAGCTTGAACACCTCGCCCCGCTGCACCTGCGTGGCCCGGGCGGCGGGATCGCCATGGACGGCACGCAGGTGGCCGCGGAACCACGGGTCCACCTGGTGGGCTACGGTCCGTCCTCGTCCACCATCGGTGCCAACCGGGCGGGCCGGTCCGCGGTGGCAGGCATCCTGCGTTTACTTGGCGGGCAGGATAAATTGGCAGGGGACTTCGTTTACCCGTCCTGA
- a CDS encoding DUF2004 domain-containing protein, protein MSKVASQHFGEVELNHGRDHNFSAKHDLAGQTLELDLNVQAHDHFDEAALRKVDYRLRFLPELVDEVRDMIAEELDEDGTSPQEYRHFHCNAIKAEHLQKVFGITDKSQLTNEVFLKALKLGHVGIFPGQPERYFVLDFTLGNHFTDEVLVASADEDGVVDDEILWES, encoded by the coding sequence ATGAGCAAGGTAGCCAGCCAGCATTTCGGAGAAGTCGAGCTCAACCACGGGAGAGACCATAATTTCTCCGCCAAGCATGATCTGGCGGGTCAAACCCTGGAGCTTGACTTAAATGTCCAAGCGCACGACCACTTCGATGAAGCGGCCCTGCGCAAGGTCGACTACCGCCTCCGGTTCCTGCCCGAGCTTGTGGACGAGGTCCGCGACATGATCGCCGAAGAACTCGATGAAGACGGAACCAGCCCGCAGGAATACCGCCATTTTCACTGCAACGCGATTAAGGCCGAACACCTGCAGAAGGTCTTTGGCATCACGGACAAGAGCCAGCTGACCAATGAGGTATTCCTCAAGGCCCTGAAACTGGGCCATGTGGGGATTTTCCCCGGCCAGCCGGAGCGCTACTTCGTCCTGGATTTCACCCTCGGAAACCATTTCACCGACGAAGTCCTGGTCGCTTCGGCGGACGAGGACGGCGTCGTGGATGATGAGATCCTCTGGGAGAGCTGA
- the rsfS gene encoding ribosome silencing factor: MTATDSSIASARHAARAAAEKLAEDIVAMDVSERLALADIFLIASAPSERQVNAIVDGIEDELSKFELKPIRREGRSGGRWVLLDYGNIVIHVQHEEDRVFYALERLWKDCPVVDLQLGDDVSAQAAAGPEAE; the protein is encoded by the coding sequence GTGACTGCAACCGATTCATCCATCGCCTCAGCCCGCCACGCAGCCCGAGCGGCTGCCGAGAAACTCGCTGAGGACATCGTCGCCATGGACGTCAGCGAACGGCTGGCCCTGGCGGATATCTTCCTGATTGCCTCGGCGCCGTCCGAACGCCAGGTTAATGCCATTGTGGACGGCATCGAAGACGAACTCTCCAAATTCGAGCTCAAGCCGATCCGCCGTGAGGGCCGCTCCGGCGGCCGCTGGGTCCTCTTGGACTACGGCAACATCGTTATTCACGTCCAGCACGAGGAAGACCGCGTGTTTTACGCCCTGGAGCGCCTCTGGAAGGACTGCCCCGTTGTGGACCTTCAGCTTGGCGACGACGTTTCCGCGCAGGCAGCGGCGGGCCCCGAAGCGGAGTAA
- a CDS encoding methylenetetrahydrofolate reductase, which yields MSPPSLIDTHPDLAGTAPVALSYELFPPRSPAATESLWTTIGELESTDPDYVSVTYGASGSNRTTAVELINRLVQETTLRPLAHLTCVGNSPQELADIIGELLDVGVRGILALRGDQPKDGVVPPAGSLRYAQDLIELIRRVEQRRSALLCAGKVAIGVAAYPTRHPESPSEAHDVEVLLAKQRSGADFAITQVFFHTGQYADLLARARRAGVTIPIIPGVMPLTSVRRLTRLSELTGVAPDPVLIDRLTAAGTDTDRTRIGVGATVDLANAALDAGAPGLHLYTFNEHAAALDVLDKLALPRPRSASRHRSHQRTAGRRQLAG from the coding sequence ATGTCTCCACCAAGCCTTATTGACACCCATCCAGATCTTGCCGGAACGGCTCCTGTCGCCCTCTCCTACGAGCTATTCCCGCCGCGGTCACCCGCTGCCACGGAATCGCTCTGGACCACCATCGGCGAACTCGAAAGCACGGACCCGGACTACGTGTCCGTGACCTACGGCGCCAGCGGCTCGAACCGGACCACCGCCGTCGAACTGATCAACCGGCTTGTCCAGGAGACCACGCTGCGGCCGCTGGCGCACCTGACCTGCGTTGGAAACTCACCGCAGGAGCTCGCCGACATCATCGGCGAACTGCTCGACGTCGGCGTGCGTGGCATCCTTGCCCTGCGCGGCGACCAGCCCAAAGACGGCGTTGTGCCGCCCGCGGGTTCGCTGCGATACGCACAGGACCTGATTGAGCTCATCCGCCGGGTCGAACAGCGCCGGTCCGCGCTGCTCTGCGCCGGTAAGGTGGCGATCGGCGTCGCTGCCTACCCCACCCGGCACCCGGAGTCCCCGAGCGAAGCGCATGATGTGGAGGTGCTCCTGGCCAAGCAGCGCTCCGGCGCGGACTTTGCCATCACACAGGTGTTTTTCCACACCGGCCAGTACGCGGACCTGCTGGCACGGGCACGCCGGGCCGGCGTCACCATCCCGATTATTCCGGGGGTTATGCCGCTCACCAGCGTCCGCCGGCTCACCCGCCTCAGCGAGCTGACCGGCGTCGCGCCGGACCCGGTCCTCATCGACCGGCTCACCGCCGCGGGCACCGACACCGACCGGACCCGGATCGGGGTCGGCGCCACAGTGGACTTGGCTAACGCGGCGCTGGACGCCGGAGCCCCCGGGTTGCACCTCTATACCTTCAATGAACATGCCGCTGCACTGGACGTGCTGGACAAACTCGCGCTGCCGCGCCCGCGGAGCGCCAGCCGGCACAGAAGCCACCAGCGCACGGCCGGACGCCGACAGCTCGCCGGCTGA